CCTCCCAGTGTTAACCGGTTGCGTGTAATAAGGTAGAGTAGCATAATAAATACAAGATTATAGACTCTAAAATTTAGTGGGTTAGACTCGGCTCAGAGTTATAGTAGGGGCATCGTGGAGAATATGAAATGTGTACAGTGTTATTTTCGCAATTATGctatttacttaattatttttttattcgtaGCTATAGGATGCAAATActctaaaaattatattttttatttttatttaattttctttattatatttttccaaACGACATGTatgataagaaaatatttttaaaatttaaaatatttttttatttataatatgatttcataaaaagaaaaagaaattttacaaaaacaattttgataTTAATTCTCTTTTAATTTTGTCGGCTATTCGTGCTAATCGTCACTTtatcttttctatttttatttttgcaaatcaagatataccaaattattaaaaaatgaaaatatacttACATATCTGAAATGAAGAACTAAACTATTACAATTAATTTGATTTAACTgagttagattttttatttttgtcaacttGTTGGTTTTCATTAAACCCATTTGAAATAGGATTACATATGACATCTTCGCGTGTTCACATATTTAAACACACGTGTAAggataaaaaagaaaactagcAACGTGGCAATAGAGAAACATGGAAATCAGAATCATCTTCCACTCCGTCGGTAAGGTTGAAACCACCGACTTGGCCACCATCTTCTCCGCCACAAAGCCACTTTCACCCCAAGCTTGTACTCCTTGTGCTCCAACCCCTTGCCATAACCGCTACTTGAGATTGCTTTATCCATCATCACCGATAATTAAATCAAAGAGAAACTTAGATGATTTAAGAGGCAAGTTCTTCATTGGACCATCTTAAACAGATGCCAACTCTACTGAACTTCTCTTTAACCAGCCAAGATAATTTCATCTCTCCATCCTCTTTCGCTAAAAAGATATTTTACTCCTAACCGATTAAATCCACTTTATGGATGAGTAAAGATTGATTCCTTTTAAAGAAAGATTTTGTGCATAAATCAATGATGTAGAACAAAACAAGCTAAGTAGAACGGGATATAAAGAGAATTTGCAGAGGAGGAGATTCTCAATCCGCCGATCCGATCGGAGAGATCGGAGTTATTGTCTTCAACCAACAAACCGAGAAAGGTAAGAGTGGAGCTCTGCTCAGTTTGATTGAAGAAATCACACCAAAATTGCCATCGCGAAGTTGAATCCGCAACAGGAAAACGAAATCCGAGATCGAActattttacaaacaaaaaacgATTCGATCTCTCCCCCTCCCCCCACCCTCTGAATGATATGGTTTTGGTAAGAGGGGTTGAGTGaaattttttctctctctagaaagGGAGAGAGAATCCAAAATTATTAACTGAGTTAGATTAAAAATTGTTCTAGTTTAATTTGAAGAAATATACGTAACACAGTATACAGAGAAAATGAGTAACTGGGCtgataaaaaatcttatatccaaaaccaatattttaactaaaataataatatattattatttataataatatttttacaaacataaattataaaatgactcaacatattaatatatatatatatatatatatatatgaaattttcaaataatattttagagaTATTAgctaattattataattaagttcttctatgtaatatatatatatacccatGAGGTTTCAAATATTATCATTCTTATATATGTAACTTTCACTTTAGTTTATTCTTACTATTTGAATCTCAAAACAACATAtgctaaattatatataattttactaaaatatatctaaaaatcTAAGACAAGAATAAAATTAAAtggtaataaaaaattaatcaaattttaaatctatagaACACATATATTATGGTTGAATAGGAAAATAGATGTTATCAGATATATCtgaataataactaaataaacgGGATATCATATATCCAAAATCATAcgtctaattaaaataacataattttacttaaataaattatgcattttaattacaatgtaaattacaaaataagtaaaattaaattataatattaataataaaaatttatgatatttttagtTGTAATAATTAATTTGGTGAAAGAAAGTATCCAATCTAaaccaaatacaaaaaaaatcttggtTCTATATCggttttcaattaatttatccGACTCGACCTGAACAAAAGCATAGTGTATCCAAACCGATTCAAATCGAACTTTGTTCGATTTCTAGAAAAGTCATAAACCATCGACCATCGTACCCGAGCCATCTAAAATTCGATAGAAACAAACTAAACCGGTCCGACTATCTTCTCGTTGGTCGGACGGTTTTATGCAGAAAGAAAAccattatttaattaattattttcttttccccTTGTTTCCTTCTTCTGTTCGGACACATTATTTATTGGTTTTGTATCATCCACGGCGGcgtccaaaccctaaaccccagaTTCAGCCTCCATCAATCTCCAATGGAGTCTGAAGCTCCAGCTTTCGTATACGACGCTCTTCCTCCACTTAGCCTCTCAGATTGGAATCAGTCTCCAGCTACGCACGACGAATCTCACAACTATTCTGTTTACCGCAACGAGATCTCTGATCTAACCGAAAACACAACGCCGGTGGAATCAGACACGGTTGATTTCTTCTCACTGGACGTCGACGCCGGGGAGAATGAGAACGGCGAAGAATTTGTTACGCCGGTTGTGGCCTCGAAGAAGAGCAGAAAGAGGAGGAAAGACAAAGAAGCTGAAGAGCCCAGATTAGAGACTAACTGGTTTAACGAGAACAGCTGTTCCAAGATCCCAATGCTTCAACTGCATAAAGGTAATaatgtagaaaaaaaaagagagaaacaaatccttttttttttttttttgttgaagcATTGATTCTCTATCGGTGTTGAAAGCTTCTCTCTTTGGATGGATGTTGCTGTTGCAGAGATAGTTGATTTCAGCGAGTTTCTCTTACCAACTCTAGATGAGAAAGCGCAGCGTGATGCAGCAATGGATAGTGTTAGAAGCGTTATTCAATATATCTGGCCTGATTGCAAGGTACCATTTAGTCCTATGAAAAGCTTTAAGCTTTCTCACTGATTAGAGGTTAATTCAAAAGTGTAATCTCTCTGTTCCAGGTAGAAGTTTTTGGATCATACAAGACAGGGCTTTATCTTCCAACAAGTGATATCGATGTAagtgttcatctttttttttggtggatTCTCTGATAACTCTTATTTTATCCTAACagtgaatcttttttttttttttttttacttttggcTGTATATAAAGGTGGTCATTTTGGAGTCGGGTATCACAAATCCTCAACTAGGTCTGAAAGCACTCTCCAGAGCATTGTCACAAAGGGGGATTGCAAAGAATATTCTGgtatttctttttttgactTTCTATTATAACATGTCAGCATCTCTGAGAGACTGTGTCTCATAGTTAGATCTCTGATTTGTGCAGGTGATTGCTAAGGCTCGTGTACCAATTATCAAGTTCGTCGAAAAGAAAAGCAGTATTTCATTTGATCTAAGGTTCAGCACATATATACAAACCCACATACGACCCTTTGAATGGACTATTATGTGAATTTAGTTTAGTATGAGTTATTAAATTTGGCACTGACTGACTTTACAGTTTTGATATGGAGAATGGACCAAAGGCAGCTGAGTTTATACAGGTTTGTGATTTCAGCTGAATAATACTTCTCTACCAGCTTATCATGTCTCTCGATTATGTGTGAAGATCTCACGTTAAATCTTATGACTTATTTTTCAGGATGCTGTAGTCAAGTTGCCTCCTTTACGACCATTGTGTCTAATTCTGAAAGTATTTCTACAGCAGAGAGAACTCAATGAGGTCTGGAAATAGTTTACTTTTACACCATCCTTTTTCCCAGTCCCAAACAttcaataattttcttttaatgtttttgGGCAGGTGTACAGTGGTGGAATTGGTTCATATGCTCTTCTAGCAATGCTCATCGCTTTTCTCAAGGTAACATTGGTGACTTGAGTTTCACATTCCTAGATCTTTCACTCCCCGTCcgaacaaaagagaaaaaaaatctctaaactGGACTTTCTTTGTACCtttgtttattttatgaaaCAGTACCTCAAAGATGGTCGAAGCCCACCAGAGCATAACTTGGGAGTTCTCTTGGTATGTTCTTGTCATTGCGACTCGAAGCTTCTGATTGTATTGGCTAATAAGtaatatctttctttcttctttttccttatTATTGTAGGTTAAGTTCTTCGACTTTTATGGGCGAAAATTAAACACCGCAGATGTGGGTGTATCTTGCAAGAAGGGAGGTTCTTTCTTTTCAAAGTCCAACAAAGGGTAAACTCACTAAACCCACATTGTTTACTTGGTTCTCATCTTTATTGGCTATCTCAAACTCCCTGAGACATCAGCGACCTGTACCTTTTGCGTCTTTTGGCGAATTtacctctctcttcttcttttttgtctcTCCAGTTTCCTGAACCCAGCCCGGCCAGGGCTCATCTCTATCGAGGATCCACAGGTTAGCTTTCGAGCTTTGGTTTTGTATGAACACAAGCAGCCTTAGAATTTAGCAGACAAACAGTATTAACTTGGTTCTTATGTGGGTAACCAGACACCAGAGAATGACATTGGCAAGAGCTCATTCAACTACTTTCAGGTTCTCTTCATTTCTCTAATTTATTAGAGAAGTATACTACTTTCAACAAGGTGGATATATGCTTTTATTAAAGCCGAGTTCTTTCTTACAGATTCGATCAGCATTTTCAATGGCCTTGTCTACTTTAACAAACACGAAAGCTATTCTAGCATTAGGACCGAACCGAAGCATTCTCGGCACAATAATCAGACCAGACCGGATTCTGTTAGAGCGCAAAGGTGGGAAAAACGGGGACGTCACTTTCAACAGCTTGCTTCCCGGAGCTGGAGAGCCATTGCCAATGTCGGCTAACGGCAAAAGCAATGGTGGGCTTTTCTGCAACTGGCAACTCGAAGAAGACGAGGAAGGCTCGTTTCCAAGAGGGGATGCTGCGAACGGAGACAATACTCCTGTGCTAGTTGACACTCCTGGTAAGGTTACTACGAAAGAGTCTTCCCGGAAGAAGAAGAGtaagagcaagaagaagaagatggtggatgatgatgatggtgaagaagaagaaccgaGTTCGAAGAAAAGAAGACGGAAGAATAAGTTTTGAAGCATGGAACGGCCGGCCATGCTGAAATCAACTGGAGGTTAGTAACCAGAGGAGGCCTTAGTCTTTAAGTGTAAATTATAATTTGGTAAAAACAGATATAATGCTGttgtaacaaattaaaaatttaccACCAGTTTTGACTAGTTTCTAAATTTACGTAATGTTATTGAACATTGAAAGAGCTAAATTTAAACGCTCTATATCCGACTCTTTGAGCGCTTGCTTAATTCTCTTGGATCTTGAAAAGTGCAATGAGCTCTTTACATGTGTTTGCACACTACTAGCAACACCCTTTATACTCTTCACAGCCTAGACAACAGCCTCTCCGTCCATGCTTAGTTTACTCTGCTTCTACCAACATTGGAATTCAACTCTACAGATTCCTTATACAAAGGTCTTCAATATTCTTCTGCCTCCTCATCAGCTCGAGAAGATCCGTGATGTCCCATCACATAGCTCAAACTCCTCCAGATTTAAACTCCCAGTCGCTAACCTACCTCCTTCAACTTCTCCAGTCAGTATTCCAGCTTCTCTTACTTCAGTTTCACATTTCTAGTGGTACACATCCTGCAGAACAATATTTCTGCCATTTTCATGAAATGAACTTTCAATATCTGTTTCTCcaatatttagcaaaaaaaaaatatctgttTCTCTGCAATGTCCCTAAAAGTGGTTTCCAACCGCTCTTTGCTTATGAAAGCAATAGGCATGGACGGTCGGATTCATATTAGCTTTTTTCGGGTTTTCACGTGCAACTTCCTAAACTTTATTcggattttatatatgtatgcaTCCTGTTTCTTTAATAATACTTGGGGGTATAGGTAGAATAGATCTTATAACTCACAAAAAGTGTGCCGTATATTAGAGAATCCGCCATTTCATTTGGTGGTTGTTTAACCACGGTGGCGTTGCTACTAGTGGGCCTTCTTCTACGATGATATTTAGAAATGGGCTTTATCAATTACAGCCCAATCCGCATTGCTTTTAGGATTCTTAACGCTTCATGACGCCTTCGATCTAGGGTTGGGTCGAGATAACTCACCGGCGATTTCGCGAGATGGGAAGAGACCGCGACGATTCTCCGCCGGAGAAAGCGAAAGGCGACGTCGAGGATAAAGACTACAGAAGAAAATCATCCCGGAGACGTATCGAAAAAAAGTccgtcgaagaagaagaagatgtgaatcGCCGTGAGTCGAGGAGGAAATCAAAAGACGGCAGAGACTCCGATTCTGGTTCGGGATTGGAAAGCGGTAGCGACTCCGAATCGGAGAAGGAAGAGAGACGTAGAAGTAGAAAGTCGAGAGGGAAAAAGAAATCAGATCGGAGATCTCGTAGTAGACGAAGCAGGAGACGCTACGATGATTCCAGTAGTAGCTCGGAATCAGAATCTGAGTCGGAGTATTCGTCTGATTATTCTGATTCTGAGAGTGAGAGTGAGAGTGAGGATGAGCggaggagaaggaagagaagGGAGAGGGaggagagagataggaagagaaggaggagagagaaagagaagaagaagagaaggaaggaGAAAGGAGTTGATGGAGatagcaagaagaagaagaagaagcggaagaaagagaagaagtctGAGAAGGCCAAGAAAGGAGCTGTCACTGAATCTTGGGGGAAGTATGGAGTCATCAGAGAGACTGATATGTGGTAAAGCTTCTCTCTTTCCCTTTGGAAAATCTTGAATTATTACATTAGCAAGATAGATGGATAGATTAGTTCGGAATCTGATATTCAAGAATGTGATTTTAGTTCTACATATGTTGATTCTTATGTAAAGACTTGTAAACTTGTGTTTGCTGTTTTTGAAATACAATTAGTTATTCAAGTTGCTGACTTGTTTAGGCAGTTCATACCATCCATACATAGTGTTTTGATCTAAGAGCGAAAGGAAAGCAGACACGGCAAATGCAGCAGACATCTAGGCAAATACTTCCATGTTACGGCACATACTAAGACATATTCTAGAAATGACCGACGGACTAGCAGCAATACATTACTCATAGATAGAAGATACTCGTGGATAGTTATTGAGTCTTTTTGAAGATTAACATACTTGTATTTGCTTTCCTGAAATAGAAATTAGATATTCAAGTTGTTAATGACTCATATATGTAGGAATAAACGACCAGAGTTCACAGCATGGCTGCTTGAAGTAAAAGAGGTAGCTCTATCTACTCTGTAACCTTATATTTTGCTTTGGACTTCAAAGCGAATAATGTAAATTTAGCTATTTTGTGGATTGATTTTGGTTGTCTGCTTGGTCCAATAGGTCAACTTGGAAAGCTTGCCACCatgggaagagaagaaaatgtTTAAAGAGTATGTATCTCCTGAGTTTATGTTCCTATGAAGTTCTTCTTTTGGTTTCTGATAAATATAACGATGTGCAATTGATTGATTCTTTCACAGTTTCatggaggatcacaatactggtACATTTACCTCCAAGAAGTAAGCTTCTTTTGGTTGTGGTTTGATGAATGTTGTTGAGTAGTTGTTAAGATTAGTTGTTCATTTCGTATCTATTTGAAACTTTGCAGATACTATGACATTGATGGTTACTATAGAcgtaagttggagaaagagatgaagaagGGTTTGAAGAAAGCTGGGAAGAGTGAACGGACTGTGTTCAATGACGAGGAGCAACGCCGGTACACCAAAGATTCCCACTTTACATCAGCAGACATAGAAATGCTGTGGATGGGTTGCCTTAAAAGGCATGTTTGTGTTCTTGTTTTCAGGCTAGAGATGCAGGAAGCACGGGAGAAgcagaaggaagaagaagttttAGCTCTAAAGCGATCAATGGAAGGCGGAATGGTCAGTTTCTTCTTTGAGATCTTTGCGGTTTCCTTTGCTATTAATCTGGTCACTAGCACAATCTTACGTTGATTTTATAATCCAATCGCAGGCGCAAGCTATGAAGGAACAAGCTCGGCTAAAGGAAGAAATGGTCTATTTATACAAGATTGGGGACATGGAGGTTTGATACAAAGACACTATTTTTCTCTTCAACGTCAGTTACATGTTTTGAATTTCTTGTTATTGTAACGTTTTTTTGGATCCGTCTTAATACACGCAGGGTGCAGCTGCTATTCAGAGAAGGTTGGATCCAGATGTTCCTATGTAATGTGGAGGTTTTGGTTTAAGCTACTACAAGATCTAGTTCTTGTTCCTAAACTGTGTTCTAAGTATCGAACTTTTGTAACACTACGAtaaggaaaaacaaaacaatattttcatctAGTGGAGCCATAAAGCATGATATTgctttttggtttttgaaattattatgaGAATATTACGTTCTAGGGCACTTAGAGTTTATAACTACAGCTTAAATCACTTGTTGCTACTAACACTTTTCTTGGGGTCAAATTTGCTACTACCACACTTTTGATGTATTTCTCCGGTAAAACTTCTAGCAaaatttctcttttactttcttatcCAGAGTTTCTAATTGGGAAATTTGTCCTTATATacacaaaaaattcaaaatacactACCTAGCTAAAAATACTCTTTCTGtcctactttttttttctatctttctctaactctctaaaaatctaattttattttttttggttatttgacAAATAAGTCATTTCTAATTCGGTTCTAAAAGCaacaaaccaaaagaaaattattattttcttctcaTACATTATTATCATTCAATAGTAGATGGTAAGGTCCGTTTGACtactgtttttttatttggttatttggcaaataagTCATTTCTAATTTGGTTCTAACCGAAGCaacaaaccaaaagaaaattattattttcttctcaTACATCATTATCATTATCATAACAAACTCTCGTGAAGATTCGGTAAACCAAACTAGGAGCTCTACGTTCATATGAActattgtgtttttataattgatatatttagtttttataaaggaaaaaaagaaacaaaaaaatcctcataaatgaaaaaaataaaatcaaaatcccAAGCGAGTTAGTGCTCTCCGATTTCAGGCAACTTTAACCCAGAAAATCTTCTTATTTGTAAAAATTTGTCTTTATTGGCTCTTCACTTTTTCACTTGGTTTCAGAGAATTGTATGCATGCTTGATCCTACTTTGTAACTTCGACTCTGGTTGAGAGCTCACACATACTCACATACTTTGTATCATTTCACACAATTGATCACCATAAATTCAGTGGCAACCGATTGTTGTCTGCAAATTTTTAAATGGATTCTGCTCCTTGCAAAAGATTGCTCTTTTGTGTATTAATTCAAAACCTAGGTTGTGAAATTGTAGGGTTTTTTTTGTTCGATTTTGACATTTCCTCGATAGAATTTGGTTACTTGGAAGCTTAATTAGTTCTCATTTGTGTACACCATGAATAAATTTTGTACATATGTACACCAACAAAAAAATTGTACACAACAATTGTACACATATGCAAACATATAACAATGATAATAGAAGCATGTACAAAATCAACGTTTATGGTATGAAGATCAAAAATAATCCTCATTCATGAACATGTGAAGCCTTTCATTCATGTAAACCATCCATTCTCGTCCTTACCCCTACAAAGGcaatcttctctccttttcatGTGTAAGAATTGCTAGTGCAAGATGACACTACAATGGTACTGTATAAAGTAAACCAAGAGACAAAACAACTGCAAGCAAACACTATGCTTTATTAGAACAATTTATTACAATATCTTGTTTATTCATCTTTACTCGTCTAGTGTTAACACCCTAACCCACGACACTGAAGGATTCTCTCGCCCGTCAAGTACTTCAGCCACTGTTTCAGCACTACCCAAAAACACTTCCAAGAGCTTATCTCTCTATAAGATCAGTCTATGTGTCTCTGTCTCTATACAGACGACCCCATAGCTATCTTATAGTTATTCTCTACGTTCCCGAAACCCTAGTTTACAAGGCAAcatgtatggacatcttccataacaataagtgcaactttctttttcttagagtgcacttattcctctttctttaagtcataaacttgctcctcaagtttattcttctttccttatctccaagatactctcttgctctccaagtctacatgactccagctcagcaccttgactccacatggtcttcaccactcaacacgacgtctgcttcagcaactacgtcagcgactacttcagggcgaacatcttacatcttcaatctcccccgtTAGCTTTGTGTGCCGATCAAACACAACAATCTTCTGGTTCAGCAACCACGTTGCAACCACGTTCCTCACCTGGAAACTTCCACACCAAATGTGCTTTTCTCCCCCACGAGATGTGCACCACACCATGCTTTTCTCCCCCATAAGATATGCATTCTATGTACCAGAACATCACCATTCTCTCCCTGCTTGATTGCATACTAAGCTAAAACACAGATGCGTAGATGTCAAGCCTTACAGACCCACCCGTCTGTTTCTTCATGTATAATCATGACACAGCCCCTGCTGCAGCAGAATAACAAGTATTGCTTCACGATCTGATGCACATGTCGAACTACCTTTCGACCAGCTTCTGTTGAGGACCTGGCTTCCTTCATGTGTCGTCTTCTTGACCATGAGCCCTTCTCCATCCACACCGAGTGCCCTCTGCACTCGTTTATATTGTCTTGGAGTGATTTC
This genomic stretch from Brassica napus cultivar Da-Ae chromosome C9, Da-Ae, whole genome shotgun sequence harbors:
- the LOC106417366 gene encoding terminal nucleotidyltransferase 4B, giving the protein MESEAPAFVYDALPPLSLSDWNQSPATHDESHNYSVYRNEISDLTENTTPVESDTVDFFSLDVDAGENENGEEFVTPVVASKKSRKRRKDKEAEEPRLETNWFNENSCSKIPMLQLHKEIVDFSEFLLPTLDEKAQRDAAMDSVRSVIQYIWPDCKVEVFGSYKTGLYLPTSDIDVVILESGITNPQLGLKALSRALSQRGIAKNILVIAKARVPIIKFVEKKSSISFDLSFDMENGPKAAEFIQDAVVKLPPLRPLCLILKVFLQQRELNEVYSGGIGSYALLAMLIAFLKYLKDGRSPPEHNLGVLLVKFFDFYGRKLNTADVGVSCKKGGSFFSKSNKGFLNPARPGLISIEDPQTPENDIGKSSFNYFQIRSAFSMALSTLTNTKAILALGPNRSILGTIIRPDRILLERKGGKNGDVTFNSLLPGAGEPLPMSANGKSNGGLFCNWQLEEDEEGSFPRGDAANGDNTPVLVDTPGKVTTKESSRKKKSKSKKKKMVDDDDGEEEEPSSKKRRRKNKF
- the LOC106418720 gene encoding vicilin-like seed storage protein At2g18540 yields the protein MGRDRDDSPPEKAKGDVEDKDYRRKSSRRRIEKKSVEEEEDVNRRESRRKSKDGRDSDSGSGLESGSDSESEKEERRRSRKSRGKKKSDRRSRSRRSRRRYDDSSSSSESESESEYSSDYSDSESESESEDERRRRKRREREERDRKRRRREKEKKKRRKEKGVDGDSKKKKKKRKKEKKSEKAKKGAVTESWGKYGVIRETDMWNKRPEFTAWLLEVKEVNLESLPPWEEKKMFKDFMEDHNTGTFTSKKYYDIDGYYRRKLEKEMKKGLKKAGKSERTVFNDEEQRRLEMQEAREKQKEEEVLALKRSMEGGMAQAMKEQARLKEEMVYLYKIGDMEGAAAIQRRLDPDVPM